AAATTTGTTAGCTTTTTTCCTTCaagacatatatattttttggaaaattttcgaacaaatcaaatgaaacctcagaagaaaaaaataataatacaaaaacaaaagaaaaaaaacaaaacaaaagaaactttACCAAACACTACCTAGTCACCCCTCCTCTCCCATTGAGTAGGGAGAGaggggaagaagaaagagacGCAAAACTATTCTCCATACCTCTATTCCTCGTGAACGCGTCGGAGCTCATCTTACCATTCGATGAAGACGCAAATGAGTGCACAAAATTTTCGAACCCCTCCACGTGGCCCTTCCCTCCATTGTACTCGCTCGGTGCTCTCAAGTCGTCCAAGATCTCAGCCTCTCCTTCCAAATACATCACCACGTGTCTCATGCTGGGCCGTGCTATAGCCGCATTGTTTGAACACATCAGCCCTAACTTCAGCACCATCACCACCTCACCCTCATCGTACTGCCCATTCATCCGACGGTCCACCACGTCAAGCAGCCTCCCTTCTATGAACCTGTCCCACACCcaatccaccaaaactaactctTCGGGCATTGCCTTTGGCTCAATCGGCCGGCGGCCGCAAACAACCTCTAGCAAAAGCGCGCCAAATGCGAACACATCGGAGCCGGCGGTGGCCTTGCCGGTTCTAGGCAGCTCCGGTGCAAGATACCCGAGAGTGCCTACGACCCGAGTGGTGCTTGGGTTTGCCCCGTGTTCGTACAATCTCGCAAGCCCAAAATCGCCTAATCTTCCGTTGAGCTCACCGTCGAGCAGCACATTGCTCGCCTTCACGTCTCTGTGAATCACAACCTGTTCATAGCCTTCGTGTAAATACAGAAGCCCAGAAGCGACGCCCTTTATGATATTGAACCTTTCCTCCCAACTTAGAACTGTTTTTGGCTCATCAAACAAGAACTTGTCTAAGCTACCATTAGCCATAAAATCATACACAAGAAGAAGATCGCCTCCTCTGCGACACCAACCCAATAACTGAACCAAATTCCGGTGGCGAAGCCGGCCGATGCTAGCGATTTCGGAGATGAACTCAGGCAGACCCTGTTTGGAATCGTGCGAGATTCTCTTAACGGCAACTTCGGTCTTCGAATTTGGAATCGTACCTTTGTAAACTCGACCGAATCCGCCATGCCCGAGTAGCTCTTTGTCTTTGAAGCCATTGGTTGCTTTCTTCAGTTCTTCGTAAGAGTACCGATGCGGGCCTAGTTCGAGCTCCCAATCTTCGATTATGTCGGCGTTCTTTATCTTTCTGAAGATGTAAATGGCAAAGGCGATTGCAGCTAGTGCAAGAATAACCGCTGCAACAGAACCCCCCACTGTTAGAGCTGTGTGGTTCTTCTTGGGTCCTGGTAGAGAaggcagagaagagagatgaaGGGCTGGAGCTTCCCCGTTAATCTTGAAGCTCCATCCCAAGAGGTGGTGTGAGCTGGCGAGCAAACCGGTTGAAGCAGAGAACCCGACGAACATAAATTCCAGGAGGATCGGTGAGAGATCTACGTGAAATGACAAGATTGGCTTTCTGGGTTTTGAAGAAGACGGCGAAATCGTTACGTGGAGAACATTTCCAACCGAATCGTAGTCGATCCAGACCTGAATAGCTCTCCCACTCTTGAGGTTAAGATCCTGTTTGGTCGAATCGTCGGTGAAATAAGCTGCGGCAGCGGAGTCGTTGGAGGTTAAGCTGTTGATGTCGACGCCGACATGGTTGTCGTTGATGTCTCCGAACTCGAAGTCTTGGACAGTGTCGAATTCAACCGCGAAGAGATGGTTGGAGAAATTTCCCATATCGCTGGAATTAAGAAGTCCCAAGTACTGGCTGGGCAGAGATTTCAGATTCTTGGTGGGTGCGATTGTGAAAGCCAAGCCATGGCCTCCAAGCTTTGGATACTCGGGGACTATGGCAAAAACAAAAGaggtggagaaagagaaagcttTACCATCGGTGGAGTTCTTGAACTGAAAAGGAGAGGCATAGAAGGCATGCCCCATTAACCGACTGGTCTCGTTGGTTAACTCAAGAATCCCTGTTTTTTGGATATTAGCGATGCCGTTTAAGGTTAGGTTGGTGCCAACATCTTTGAATCCGGGAAAGAAGAGCTGGTTGAGCTGGGATGAAACTGGGATTGCTAGGAAGATAAGCGCAGAGAAAATCCAAAGAGATATGGCCATGGATTTGGGACAAAGATTCAAGTCATGAGATTTAGAAGAGGTAGGTGAGATTAGGAAGTATTATAGGATTTAAGAGAAGCAGCCAGGTAGGTGAGGTTAGATTAGAATGAGTTGATCGAATTGAATGAAACTATGGAAGTGGTTGACGCAAGAGATCTGAAATTTGTGGCGGAAGCACATTAAGACAGTAACAGGGGCATTCAGGCAATTGGGACTCACATGGGCTGGGTAGCAGTTACGGATGATAAAGGAGACAGCAACCTACGAATTTGAAAAAAGCACCATCGTATGTGTCTGTGTTTCCATTTTGTAGCTGGACACCTAGAACTACACAACAGAACACTCTCGAACTCTGAACTCTGAACTCACactgtaaatcatctttattttagttttatataatttttttatttaaaaataattcttatCACCTTTTAGTATGTAAAgatattaattaagtttttattttcaagttttttaatatCTCctttttaattgataatatgactaatatactaaatttttttttgtgacattgtcgatttaaaaaatatttatgtatatCTGAAATTGTTCAAACttatctaaatttaagaaatagtttaatttattatttataagaaataactaattctaaaaaaaaatcttcagtAGAACGAGTCGTCTCGTGGTTGACATTATGGTCGAATTATTTCTTTCTAGGAATTATACGAAATTCAGGTTATATTTCATGAAATAGAGATAGATTTCTATTGGCTGGGCCCTCTTATTAAGactttctaaaaattaaagtttCCATCTTCTCTTATCTCTTTTGATCATTTAATTCCCAACGTATTCAATACAAGTGGGAAATGATGCAgtgggttgttgttgttgttgttgtagtatCTTTAAGCATTGAATGCGACTTTCCTCTACTTTCTAATTAGAAAAGATACATTGTATCAtctttaccctttatttttattttattttttcaaaggcTTAgtcattgtatttttttttatgtaatatttatttatcataattaggttcttaattttttttatttttttattcatggaATGGGCCCTAGACAACCACCTAATTAGGCTTATGGAAGAGCCGCTTTTGGGTAGTATTTTttatcaatatttaataacttaatactAAGTTTACACATTGTTTTAagatattttaattcattttatagGTTGCTCCGTCGGTGGCTCGATTATAAAGTTGTAACCCATTTGATTTCATACTCAACATGGTGGGCAGCTCTTATACCGAATGATATAAAATCTTGAGTAGAATTAACCCTTACAAACTGACttataagaaagagaaatgctacagtTTTTTCTGATGTTCTCCTAGTATTCTTCGGGTcatatgtgatttttttaaaaaaaaattttttgttttttttatgaggGACCAGTACGGTAAGTATCTTTTTAtaccttttttttagaaaacaatatttacGTAAGAAAAAAAACACCGAAATTAGAATTTGAACTTACTATTCAGATTTTTATAAGAcgcattttgaatttttttttggaattttttttattgtttcagTGCAATGGCGTCATGCAGGGAAAAAAATGTGGCCCAAATTGgaaatttgacaaattgtaGTTCAACTATAATCAGGGCTGGCTCAACATATTTTAGGGCCgtaggcaaaactttgaaattgggcataaattttttttttttttaattcaattttttcttttttaaagtaacatatatatatagcaatagatttagatacatcaataacattttcattatcttctaattttttttgatgagtttcttgttcatttatgagtttttcacctaaattatcctcaatattttgtttattgctaataacaaatttatttagagctcatttttgagattcaatcaatttgtcttttctttttttgttttaagtttttcatatccagatgcatattttctagtagacatgtttaattaaaaatactaacaaattaaacaaacacgatttatcaaaaaaaaattatgactataataaaataaatgacaaaaatagaacaataaaacctgatttggcaaaggaattatgaagcagttcttggagataggacaagagacttagtcactcggagtcggagaggaagagaaaatgatgagataggcagagaagaaaaactcagaaaagagcaagcaaagaggagaggtaAAGTGGAAAATATAGAgactgatatttaaaatgcccatggttgacagcagtttatatttttggctcttgactttccctagatggctaaataataaatagaaaataaatggtaatattttatttataacgtttat
Above is a genomic segment from Corylus avellana chromosome ca9, CavTom2PMs-1.0 containing:
- the LOC132161700 gene encoding L-type lectin-domain containing receptor kinase S.4-like, with protein sequence MAISLWIFSALIFLAIPVSSQLNQLFFPGFKDVGTNLTLNGIANIQKTGILELTNETSRLMGHAFYASPFQFKNSTDGKAFSFSTSFVFAIVPEYPKLGGHGLAFTIAPTKNLKSLPSQYLGLLNSSDMGNFSNHLFAVEFDTVQDFEFGDINDNHVGVDINSLTSNDSAAAAYFTDDSTKQDLNLKSGRAIQVWIDYDSVGNVLHVTISPSSSKPRKPILSFHVDLSPILLEFMFVGFSASTGLLASSHHLLGWSFKINGEAPALHLSSLPSLPGPKKNHTALTVGGSVAAVILALAAIAFAIYIFRKIKNADIIEDWELELGPHRYSYEELKKATNGFKDKELLGHGGFGRVYKGTIPNSKTEVAVKRISHDSKQGLPEFISEIASIGRLRHRNLVQLLGWCRRGGDLLLVYDFMANGSLDKFLFDEPKTVLSWEERFNIIKGVASGLLYLHEGYEQVVIHRDVKASNVLLDGELNGRLGDFGLARLYEHGANPSTTRVVGTLGYLAPELPRTGKATAGSDVFAFGALLLEVVCGRRPIEPKAMPEELVLVDWVWDRFIEGRLLDVVDRRMNGQYDEGEVVMVLKLGLMCSNNAAIARPSMRHVVMYLEGEAEILDDLRAPSEYNGGKGHVEGFENFVHSFASSSNGKMSSDAFTRNRGMENSFASLSSSPLSLLNGRGGVTR